One stretch of Nocardia mangyaensis DNA includes these proteins:
- a CDS encoding YdeI/OmpD-associated family protein, producing MTGQRVPGGVVHELPTDLRDALIGNSVALEAWRDITPLARNEFICWVEDAKQAATRERRIRRTQEELEEGQRRPCCWPGCKHRDRTGR from the coding sequence GTGACTGGTCAGCGAGTGCCCGGCGGCGTGGTTCACGAGCTTCCCACCGACCTGCGCGACGCCCTGATCGGCAACTCCGTCGCACTCGAGGCATGGCGCGACATCACCCCGCTGGCTCGCAACGAGTTCATCTGCTGGGTCGAGGACGCCAAGCAGGCGGCTACCCGGGAGCGGCGCATTCGCCGGACGCAGGAGGAACTGGAAGAGGGTCAGCGTCGGCCCTGCTGCTGGCCGGGGTGCAAGCATCGCGACCGCACCGGGCGGTGA
- a CDS encoding DUF1048 domain-containing protein → MDITELTSKVIGDMGNKRRWRDYKARTKRLPDSYRTAVEAFERYLMHLGPGGGPAIFEDLIDLFEQSAADSTPIRAVVGEDPVEFIEAFARNYEEDSWKNRERKRLADTIGRAAEDQATGS, encoded by the coding sequence ATGGACATCACCGAACTCACGTCGAAGGTGATCGGCGACATGGGCAACAAGCGCCGCTGGCGCGATTACAAGGCACGCACGAAGCGACTGCCCGACAGCTATCGCACGGCGGTCGAAGCTTTCGAGCGGTACCTGATGCACCTGGGCCCGGGCGGGGGTCCCGCGATCTTCGAGGATCTCATCGACCTGTTCGAGCAGAGCGCCGCGGATTCGACCCCGATCCGCGCCGTCGTCGGCGAGGACCCGGTGGAGTTCATCGAGGCTTTCGCGCGGAACTACGAAGAGGACTCATGGAAGAACCGCGAGCGGAAACGGCTCGCCGATACCATCGGCCGCGCCGCTGAAGACCAGGCAACAGGAAGCTAG
- a CDS encoding cytochrome P450 has product MSTKASQSVRFELRSGETWRDPWSMYAALREHDPVHRVGSDAHDFYVLSRHADVWAAARDPETFSSASGLTVDYVDLAAAGFGGVKPFVFMDPPEHTDFRRRVSPGFTPRQVNSVEPAVRRFVVDRIERLRAAGEGDIVKDLFKPLPTMVVAHYLGVPEHDHGKFDEWTENIVGGAVAGAGLAAGDQHAFTAVGELVGYFTELIARRRVEPGDDTISHLLASGLGADGDNDGLIAILGFAFTMITGGNDTTTGNLGGAVQLLTAHRDQRQLLIDDPALIPDSIEEFLRMTSPVQGLARTTTRDVALHDTTIPAGRRVLLLYGSANRDDREFGHTAAELDIRRNPKRILTFSHGHHHCLGAAAARMQARVALEELLARCPDFTVDLDAVRWSQGNYVRWPVAVPIRTVGA; this is encoded by the coding sequence ATGAGTACAAAGGCGTCTCAGTCCGTCCGTTTCGAGCTCCGGTCCGGTGAGACCTGGCGTGATCCCTGGTCCATGTACGCCGCGCTGCGCGAGCACGACCCGGTCCACCGGGTGGGCTCGGACGCACACGACTTCTACGTGCTGTCCCGGCACGCCGACGTGTGGGCGGCCGCTCGGGATCCCGAGACCTTCTCCTCGGCGTCGGGCCTGACCGTCGACTACGTCGACCTGGCGGCCGCCGGATTCGGCGGGGTCAAGCCGTTCGTGTTCATGGACCCGCCCGAGCACACCGATTTCCGTCGCCGGGTGTCGCCGGGATTCACGCCACGCCAGGTGAATTCGGTGGAGCCCGCGGTGCGCCGGTTCGTCGTCGACCGCATCGAGCGGCTGCGCGCGGCAGGGGAGGGTGACATCGTCAAGGACCTCTTCAAGCCCCTGCCGACGATGGTGGTCGCCCACTATCTCGGTGTGCCCGAACACGATCACGGCAAGTTCGACGAGTGGACCGAGAACATCGTCGGGGGAGCGGTCGCGGGCGCCGGACTGGCCGCGGGCGACCAGCACGCCTTCACCGCGGTCGGCGAACTGGTCGGCTACTTCACCGAACTGATCGCCCGCCGCCGGGTCGAACCCGGCGACGACACTATTTCGCACCTGCTGGCGTCGGGCCTCGGCGCCGACGGCGACAACGACGGCCTGATCGCGATCCTCGGCTTCGCCTTCACCATGATCACCGGCGGCAACGACACCACCACCGGCAATCTCGGTGGCGCTGTCCAACTGCTCACCGCCCACCGTGACCAGCGCCAGCTGCTCATCGACGACCCCGCGCTCATCCCGGACTCGATCGAGGAGTTCCTCCGGATGACCTCACCGGTGCAGGGCCTGGCCCGCACGACCACCCGTGATGTCGCACTGCACGACACCACCATCCCCGCGGGCCGCCGCGTGCTCCTGCTCTACGGCTCCGCCAACCGCGACGACCGCGAGTTCGGCCACACCGCAGCCGAACTCGACATCCGCCGCAACCCCAAGCGCATTCTCACCTTCAGCCACGGCCACCACCACTGCCTCGGCGCGGCCGCCGCCCGCATGCAGGCTCGTGTCGCGCTCGAAGAACTCCTCGCCCGCTGCCCCGACTTCACCGTCGACCTCGACGCGGTGCGATGGTCCCAGGGCAACTACGTCCGCTGGCCCGTCGCGGTGCCGATCCGTACGGTGGGCGCATGA
- a CDS encoding TrkA C-terminal domain-containing protein, with the protein MGERIAHLVTGRMLDYIEFDDNYAMVRTTAPRAVIGMTLTGSGLRENFDVTVVAIKRRGGEFSYATPETVVVNSDQLIASGSIDCVESFADLV; encoded by the coding sequence ATGGGTGAGCGCATCGCACACCTGGTGACCGGGCGCATGCTCGACTACATCGAATTCGACGACAATTACGCGATGGTCCGCACCACCGCGCCGCGTGCGGTGATCGGCATGACCCTCACCGGCAGTGGGCTGCGAGAGAATTTCGATGTCACCGTCGTCGCCATCAAACGACGCGGCGGCGAGTTCAGCTACGCCACACCGGAAACCGTTGTGGTCAACAGTGACCAGCTCATCGCCTCCGGCAGCATCGACTGCGTCGAGTCCTTCGCCGACCTCGTGTGA
- a CDS encoding ABC transporter ATP-binding protein — protein MSNAIEIRELTKAYGTRRGLTGLTLDVRSGEVFGYLGPNGAGKSTTIRLLLDLIRPTTGTASVLGLDPRADGVAMRRRIGYLAGDFVVDGRQSVRACLRFLADLRGGVPQPRIDELTDRLGLDPSATIKSLSKGNRQKVGLVQAFMHTPELLILDEPTSGLDPLVQQTFLDLVAEAADNGQTVFMSSHIMDEVEAVADRIGILRDGALVALDTVADLRAAAIRHIEIGFAHPVTIEEFRTVPGLIDPYLDATGSVLRAGLSGSPDAVVKAAARHTVLALTTTTPHLDEIFHSHYAAAEAAPQPTA, from the coding sequence ATGAGCAACGCCATCGAAATCCGGGAACTCACCAAGGCGTACGGCACGCGGCGAGGACTCACCGGCCTGACCCTCGACGTCCGATCCGGTGAGGTGTTCGGCTACCTCGGACCCAACGGAGCAGGTAAGTCGACCACCATCCGACTCCTCCTCGACCTGATCCGTCCCACCACCGGAACAGCGTCAGTCCTCGGACTCGACCCCAGGGCGGACGGCGTGGCCATGCGACGCCGCATCGGCTACCTGGCGGGAGATTTCGTCGTCGACGGGCGGCAGAGCGTTCGAGCTTGCCTGCGATTCCTGGCCGACCTGCGCGGCGGGGTGCCCCAACCGCGCATCGACGAGCTCACCGACCGGCTCGGACTCGACCCCTCCGCCACGATCAAAAGCCTGTCCAAGGGCAACCGGCAGAAGGTCGGCCTGGTCCAGGCCTTCATGCACACCCCGGAACTGCTGATCCTGGACGAACCGACCTCGGGCCTGGATCCCCTGGTCCAGCAGACCTTCCTCGACCTGGTCGCCGAGGCCGCCGACAACGGGCAGACGGTCTTCATGTCCAGCCACATCATGGACGAGGTCGAAGCCGTCGCCGATCGCATCGGCATCCTGCGCGATGGCGCGCTTGTCGCTCTCGACACCGTCGCCGACCTGCGCGCCGCCGCGATCCGACACATCGAGATCGGCTTCGCCCATCCGGTCACCATCGAGGAGTTCCGCACGGTACCCGGCCTGATCGACCCGTACCTGGATGCCACGGGCTCGGTCCTGCGGGCCGGACTGTCGGGATCACCCGATGCCGTGGTCAAGGCCGCCGCCCGCCACACCGTCCTCGCCTTGACCACCACCACACCGCACCTCGACGAGATCTTCCACAGTCACTACGCCGCTGCCGAAGCCGCGCCCCAGCCCACAGCCTGA
- a CDS encoding PadR family transcriptional regulator: protein MGKQITEILKGTLEGIVLAILLTRPAYGYEITARLREQGFTDIAEGTIYALLVRIEKKGLVDVEKIPSEKGPPRKVYSVNIQGREYLDEFWTTWSFLADRLAQLHEGAE, encoded by the coding sequence GTGGGCAAGCAGATCACTGAGATACTGAAGGGCACCCTGGAGGGGATCGTCCTGGCGATCCTGCTGACGCGACCCGCGTACGGCTACGAGATCACCGCACGGCTACGCGAGCAGGGATTCACCGACATCGCCGAGGGCACCATCTACGCCCTGCTCGTCCGGATCGAGAAGAAGGGCCTCGTCGACGTGGAGAAGATCCCGTCGGAGAAGGGCCCGCCGCGCAAGGTGTATTCCGTCAACATCCAGGGCCGGGAGTACCTCGATGAGTTCTGGACGACGTGGAGCTTCCTTGCCGACCGCCTCGCACAACTTCATGAAGGAGCCGAATAG
- a CDS encoding antitoxin, producing MARLTVYVPNEMAERAGTAGLDVSALTQRAIVAVLEENATATWLAGITDRHEVRHDGVRSAIDVGRDDF from the coding sequence ATGGCGAGACTCACCGTGTATGTGCCCAATGAGATGGCCGAACGTGCCGGGACTGCGGGCCTTGATGTTTCGGCGCTGACTCAGCGGGCCATCGTCGCCGTGCTCGAAGAGAACGCGACCGCCACGTGGCTGGCCGGGATCACCGACCGCCACGAAGTTCGGCATGACGGTGTGCGGTCGGCGATCGATGTCGGCCGCGACGACTTCTGA
- a CDS encoding DUF501 domain-containing protein, which yields MTAPNERDLEIIAGQLGREPRGVLAIAYRTPDGRPAVVKTAPRLPDGTPFPTLYYLTDPRLTAEASRQESAGVMREMTERLATDPELAAAYRAAHESYLAERNEIESLGTDFTGGGMPDRVKCLHVLIAHSLAKGPGVNPFGDESVALAAEAGLRGTAVPADWPAVRTSDDTA from the coding sequence GTGACCGCACCGAACGAACGCGACCTCGAGATCATCGCCGGGCAACTGGGCCGCGAGCCGCGCGGTGTCCTCGCCATCGCCTACCGCACCCCCGACGGCCGGCCCGCCGTGGTGAAGACCGCACCGCGCCTGCCCGACGGCACCCCGTTCCCCACCCTCTACTACCTGACCGACCCACGCCTGACCGCCGAGGCGAGCAGGCAGGAATCGGCCGGGGTGATGCGTGAGATGACCGAACGCCTCGCCACCGACCCCGAACTGGCCGCGGCCTACCGCGCCGCACACGAGTCCTACCTGGCCGAACGCAATGAGATCGAGTCGCTCGGCACCGATTTCACCGGCGGCGGGATGCCGGATCGGGTGAAGTGCCTGCACGTGCTGATCGCGCACTCGCTGGCCAAGGGGCCCGGTGTGAATCCCTTCGGCGACGAGTCGGTCGCCCTGGCCGCCGAGGCCGGACTGCGCGGCACCGCAGTGCCCGCCGACTGGCCCGCGGTCCGCACCTCCGACGACACCGCGTAG
- a CDS encoding Ppx/GppA phosphatase family protein: MGERIAAVDCGTNSIRLLVAEVGADGALTDVHREMRIVRLGQGVDASGRLAPEAIERTRAALADYVDVMTATGVTRVRMVATSATRDAANRDDFFEMTRVELGQVVPGAVAEVITGDEEARLSFAGAVGELSADAGPFVVVDLGGGSTELVVGDENGVQAAYSADIGCVRVTERCLPGNPPTAEQISAAREFAQQVLDEAFAKVPVDQVRTWVGVAGTMTTITAVALDLPEYDASRVHLTRLSLAEVHQVCDRLVAMDHDQRAALGPMHPGRVDVIGGGAVITEVLADELARRAGVSELVVSEHDILDGIAMSIVNAA; this comes from the coding sequence ATGGGTGAGCGCATCGCCGCAGTCGACTGCGGAACCAACTCGATCCGTCTGCTGGTCGCCGAGGTCGGTGCCGACGGTGCCCTGACCGATGTGCACCGCGAGATGCGCATCGTCCGGCTCGGCCAGGGTGTCGACGCCTCCGGCCGACTAGCCCCCGAGGCGATCGAACGTACGCGGGCTGCGCTGGCCGACTACGTCGATGTGATGACGGCGACCGGCGTGACGCGCGTGCGGATGGTCGCCACCTCCGCCACCCGCGACGCCGCCAATCGCGACGACTTCTTCGAGATGACCCGCGTCGAGCTGGGCCAGGTCGTGCCGGGTGCGGTCGCCGAGGTGATCACCGGTGACGAGGAGGCCCGGCTGTCGTTCGCCGGTGCGGTCGGCGAACTGTCCGCCGACGCGGGACCTTTCGTCGTGGTCGATCTCGGCGGCGGGTCGACCGAGTTGGTCGTGGGTGACGAGAACGGCGTCCAGGCAGCGTATTCCGCCGACATCGGCTGTGTGCGCGTCACCGAACGCTGTCTCCCCGGCAATCCGCCCACCGCCGAACAGATCAGCGCTGCAAGAGAATTCGCCCAGCAGGTGCTCGACGAAGCCTTCGCGAAGGTCCCGGTCGACCAGGTGCGCACCTGGGTCGGCGTGGCGGGCACCATGACCACGATCACCGCCGTCGCCCTGGACCTCCCCGAATACGACGCCTCCCGCGTCCATCTGACCCGGCTCAGCCTGGCCGAGGTCCACCAGGTCTGCGATCGCCTGGTCGCCATGGACCACGACCAGCGCGCCGCCCTCGGCCCGATGCACCCCGGCCGCGTCGACGTGATCGGCGGCGGCGCGGTCATCACCGAGGTCCTGGCCGACGAACTGGCCCGTCGCGCCGGCGTTTCCGAGCTCGTCGTCAGCGAACACGACATCCTCGACGGCATCGCCATGTCGATCGTGAACGCCGCCTGA
- a CDS encoding alpha/beta fold hydrolase: MTPPWQSPTPAAPGIPVLYINGHVATQHHWRRVIAELGPQWRHITYDMRARGKSRTSADYSFATNVDDIDAVLAARGASRALVVGWSYGAFAAAHWASRNPDRAMGAVLVDGAQPHDWIDEIDVDGMRKLWRRLSWVMPLLRPIGMAPRMTAEQMAESNIEVGEIARERELGPVLDNITVATRYVNASGSSLGSKGDEQERIRASVHTVVERNPSIEIHAKVTSNHGNILRKDFRAIAAAVRVVSELDRQQQ, encoded by the coding sequence GTGACACCGCCTTGGCAGTCACCGACACCGGCGGCCCCCGGCATCCCGGTGCTCTACATCAACGGCCACGTGGCCACCCAACATCACTGGCGGCGCGTGATCGCCGAACTCGGGCCACAGTGGCGCCACATCACCTACGACATGCGCGCCCGTGGCAAATCCCGGACCTCGGCGGACTATTCGTTCGCGACCAACGTCGACGACATCGACGCCGTCCTCGCCGCGCGGGGCGCGAGCCGGGCACTGGTGGTGGGCTGGTCCTACGGAGCGTTCGCCGCGGCGCACTGGGCCAGCCGCAACCCCGATCGAGCCATGGGCGCGGTCCTGGTCGACGGCGCGCAACCGCATGATTGGATCGACGAGATCGATGTCGACGGCATGCGCAAGCTGTGGCGGCGATTGAGCTGGGTGATGCCACTTCTGCGCCCGATCGGCATGGCCCCGCGCATGACGGCAGAGCAGATGGCCGAGAGCAACATCGAGGTCGGTGAGATCGCGCGCGAGCGCGAGCTGGGTCCAGTGCTGGACAACATCACGGTTGCGACCCGTTACGTCAACGCCTCCGGGTCGTCACTCGGCAGCAAAGGCGATGAGCAGGAACGCATCCGCGCGAGCGTGCACACGGTGGTCGAACGCAACCCGAGCATTGAGATCCACGCGAAGGTCACCAGCAACCACGGCAACATCCTGCGCAAGGATTTTCGCGCCATCGCCGCAGCGGTTCGCGTGGTCAGCGAGCTCGACCGCCAGCAACAGTGA
- a CDS encoding GbsR/MarR family transcriptional regulator — protein sequence MDSDQRLRDAAERLALTMSQGGMQKTTARVMTALLYTEQETMTAADLCERLSISTGAVSTAIKQLAQSGMVERVPAPGSRREHYRFPEGVWARLFSQQNVMLEIMKDAAQEGLDALHGESATAARLREMQDFYGYMEQEMPALIERWRERAGSRA from the coding sequence ATGGATTCTGATCAGCGACTTCGCGATGCCGCAGAGCGGCTGGCCTTGACCATGTCCCAGGGCGGCATGCAGAAGACCACGGCTCGGGTGATGACCGCGCTGCTCTATACCGAGCAGGAAACGATGACGGCCGCCGACCTGTGTGAGCGGTTGTCGATCAGCACCGGCGCGGTGTCGACCGCGATCAAGCAGCTGGCGCAGTCGGGGATGGTCGAGCGGGTGCCGGCCCCGGGTAGTCGCCGTGAGCACTACCGATTTCCGGAAGGCGTCTGGGCGCGACTGTTCTCGCAGCAGAACGTCATGCTCGAGATCATGAAAGACGCTGCCCAGGAGGGGCTCGACGCGCTGCACGGCGAATCCGCCACCGCCGCACGCCTCCGTGAGATGCAGGACTTCTACGGCTACATGGAGCAGGAGATGCCCGCCCTCATCGAACGATGGCGGGAGCGGGCCGGCAGTCGAGCTTGA
- a CDS encoding TetR/AcrR family transcriptional regulator gives MSGDWLATDRADLAAERILDAAAELFAEHGVTAVGMADIAKAAGCSRATLYRYFDNRHAVRIAFVHRETRRIVARLDDQVRDIPDPAERIIAAMLGAIGEVRANPLLIAWFRPGDSGTAGRISQDSDVIESLAAAIFADTESSAPERTRLARWLTRIIVSLLAAPGRDEADERAMLEDFVAPIITRTTPARAVD, from the coding sequence ATGAGCGGCGACTGGCTGGCCACCGACCGCGCCGACCTGGCCGCCGAACGCATCCTCGACGCGGCCGCCGAACTCTTCGCCGAACACGGCGTCACCGCGGTCGGCATGGCCGACATCGCCAAGGCGGCCGGCTGCTCCCGCGCCACCCTCTACCGCTACTTCGACAACCGCCACGCGGTCCGCATCGCGTTCGTGCACCGCGAAACCCGCCGCATCGTCGCCCGCCTCGACGATCAGGTCCGTGACATCCCCGACCCGGCCGAGCGCATCATCGCCGCGATGCTCGGTGCGATCGGCGAAGTCCGCGCCAACCCCCTTCTCATCGCCTGGTTCCGCCCTGGGGACTCCGGCACGGCCGGGCGCATCAGTCAGGATTCCGACGTCATCGAGTCGCTGGCAGCGGCGATCTTCGCCGACACCGAATCGAGTGCTCCCGAGCGCACCCGCCTGGCGCGCTGGCTCACTCGCATCATCGTCTCGCTGCTGGCCGCCCCCGGCCGCGACGAAGCCGACGAACGCGCCATGCTCGAGGATTTCGTCGCCCCGATCATCACCCGCACCACCCCGGCCCGAGCCGTCGACTGA
- a CDS encoding ABC transporter permease subunit: MSVTAAIGPMIEPAVATARTVVFTKTLRDSHRGLLGWTAGITVAAAAYASFYPQLAANGAAQAESLPEGLRDALNMNDISSAAGYLGSTVFGLIVPLLAMFFGAAVGARVSAADEESGTLDLLLAHPITRTSLIVQRFAALVAAATGIGFIVWLAMLAIRGSAELTAVSVGQFAAQCAHLVLLTGCFGALATAIGAVTGHRGTVFALTAVVGAVAWAAHTFADSIGLGWAAYLSPFHYYIDSEPLRHGIDVGGAAVLLVASAVLVAAGTYRFNHRDLA, translated from the coding sequence ATGTCCGTCACCGCCGCGATCGGCCCGATGATCGAGCCCGCCGTCGCCACCGCCCGCACCGTCGTCTTCACCAAAACCCTGCGTGACTCCCACCGCGGCCTGCTCGGCTGGACCGCCGGCATCACTGTCGCCGCCGCGGCCTACGCCAGCTTCTATCCACAGCTGGCCGCCAACGGCGCCGCCCAGGCCGAGAGCCTGCCCGAAGGGCTGCGCGACGCCTTGAACATGAACGACATCAGCTCCGCCGCCGGGTACCTCGGGTCCACCGTGTTCGGGCTGATCGTGCCCCTGCTCGCGATGTTCTTCGGCGCCGCGGTCGGCGCCAGGGTCTCGGCCGCCGACGAGGAATCGGGCACCCTCGACCTCTTGCTCGCCCACCCGATCACTCGCACCTCGCTCATCGTGCAGCGCTTCGCCGCGCTGGTCGCCGCCGCGACCGGGATCGGGTTCATCGTGTGGCTGGCCATGCTCGCCATCCGCGGCTCCGCCGAACTCACCGCGGTCAGCGTCGGCCAGTTCGCCGCGCAGTGCGCGCACCTGGTCCTGCTCACCGGGTGCTTCGGCGCGCTGGCCACCGCGATCGGCGCCGTCACCGGCCACCGCGGCACCGTCTTCGCGCTCACCGCGGTAGTCGGCGCCGTGGCCTGGGCCGCGCACACCTTCGCCGACAGTATCGGACTCGGCTGGGCCGCCTACCTCTCGCCGTTCCACTACTACATCGACAGCGAGCCCCTCCGGCACGGCATCGATGTCGGCGGCGCCGCCGTCCTCCTCGTCGCCTCGGCCGTGCTGGTCGCCGCGGGCACCTACCGGTTCAACCACCGCGACCTCGCCTGA
- a CDS encoding phage tail tip lysozyme gives MVVTLTGQDGPVAHFRGWTVDLPHPAGSSAGLDSVIDAAEQAIQTSVDLFGSGAGGQALDLVEEFEERGLIEDSDNQSAMVDDYASRQDEIDEIVAQLRRQNKDVDTSAYATSTTTSAAMSDIDREVDGLESTLAVAGPAAGENRLSAVVESRLLAAILQTVSAVYDTITAASSGVVAEAGRINDSAPSYGSPSPVMNTGGYLPPAGGHSGYPPAAGDFGGGDYLQTANAEEISEGQRARVDEMYQRLLDNGFTPAQAAGILGNLQQESTFDTGAWYAAEGSLGLAQWRGDRLDGSGDDGERLGLRRFAAERGGSEYDWRIQIDFISYELQHYEKTANAHLQNARTPGEAAAVFDQYYERSDGLARGKRIANANNIASSMTSTISV, from the coding sequence ATGGTGGTGACCCTCACCGGCCAGGACGGGCCGGTGGCGCATTTCCGGGGCTGGACTGTCGATCTGCCCCATCCGGCCGGTTCGTCCGCCGGCTTGGATTCGGTGATCGACGCCGCTGAGCAGGCCATCCAGACCTCGGTCGACCTCTTCGGATCCGGCGCGGGGGGCCAGGCGCTGGATCTGGTGGAAGAGTTCGAGGAGCGAGGGCTGATCGAGGATTCCGACAATCAGTCGGCCATGGTGGACGATTATGCGTCGCGCCAGGACGAGATCGACGAGATCGTGGCGCAATTGCGCAGGCAGAACAAGGATGTGGACACCTCGGCCTACGCGACGTCCACCACGACCAGCGCGGCGATGTCGGACATCGATCGCGAGGTCGACGGACTCGAATCGACGCTCGCCGTCGCTGGGCCCGCCGCGGGGGAGAACCGGTTGTCGGCGGTGGTCGAATCCCGACTCCTGGCTGCCATTCTGCAGACCGTGAGTGCCGTCTACGACACCATCACGGCGGCCTCGAGCGGGGTCGTTGCGGAGGCCGGGCGTATCAACGATTCGGCACCGTCTTACGGGTCCCCCTCGCCGGTGATGAACACCGGCGGGTACCTACCTCCGGCAGGTGGTCACAGTGGATATCCCCCCGCTGCAGGTGATTTCGGCGGTGGCGACTACCTGCAGACGGCGAACGCCGAGGAAATTTCCGAAGGGCAACGTGCCAGGGTCGATGAAATGTATCAGCGTCTGCTCGACAACGGATTCACTCCGGCGCAAGCGGCGGGCATCTTGGGTAATCTCCAGCAGGAATCGACCTTTGACACTGGTGCCTGGTATGCGGCTGAAGGATCTCTGGGTTTGGCGCAGTGGCGAGGCGATCGACTGGACGGCAGCGGGGACGACGGGGAGCGTCTAGGGCTCCGGCGGTTCGCCGCCGAGCGCGGCGGGTCGGAGTACGACTGGCGCATCCAGATCGATTTCATCTCGTATGAGCTCCAGCACTACGAAAAGACCGCAAACGCACATCTACAGAATGCGCGGACACCGGGTGAGGCCGCCGCGGTATTCGACCAATACTATGAGCGCAGTGATGGACTGGCGCGTGGGAAGCGCATCGCGAATGCGAACAATATCGCGAGTTCCATGACGAGCACTATTTCCGTGTGA
- a CDS encoding potassium transporter TrkG, which yields MIGVITMSLVIEAIVAAVLTARRLVSTTDSFGSALYWGVFHAISAYNNAGLGLHSDSLVSYATDAWIIVPIMIAFTLGGIGFPVVFEVSRAIRSRMRRARIPGWSLHTKITVTTYAGLLTVGVVLVTALEWTNPQTLGPLGLPGKLLAGFFQGATPRTAGFNAADVGALHPTTLLVTDALMFIGGGSAGTAGGIKVTTFALLAFVVYAEVRGQPTVHVMGRRLAATVQRQAITVALLSVGVVLVSTTILLRVSHLPLDDVLFEVTSTFGTVGLSTGITADLEASILTTSLLVDFEIPRNLGKGHQPPARPHSRTNRRTSRGAAGIRHG from the coding sequence GTGATCGGCGTCATCACGATGAGCCTGGTGATCGAGGCGATCGTGGCCGCGGTGCTGACCGCACGGCGATTGGTGTCCACCACCGATTCCTTCGGCTCCGCCCTGTACTGGGGGGTCTTCCACGCCATCTCGGCCTACAACAACGCCGGATTGGGACTTCATTCCGACAGTCTGGTCAGCTACGCCACCGACGCCTGGATCATCGTGCCGATCATGATCGCGTTCACCCTCGGCGGCATCGGCTTCCCCGTGGTGTTCGAGGTGTCGCGAGCAATCCGTTCACGCATGCGCCGTGCCCGGATTCCCGGATGGTCACTGCACACCAAGATCACCGTCACGACCTATGCCGGCCTGCTCACGGTCGGTGTCGTGCTGGTGACGGCGCTGGAATGGACCAACCCGCAGACGCTGGGTCCACTGGGATTGCCCGGAAAACTCCTGGCCGGGTTCTTCCAGGGTGCGACACCGCGCACAGCCGGATTCAACGCCGCGGACGTGGGCGCGCTGCATCCGACCACCCTGCTGGTCACCGACGCGCTGATGTTCATCGGTGGCGGTAGCGCGGGTACGGCCGGTGGAATCAAGGTGACGACCTTCGCGTTGCTGGCGTTCGTGGTCTACGCCGAGGTGCGTGGCCAGCCGACTGTCCATGTGATGGGTCGGCGACTCGCGGCCACCGTGCAGCGACAGGCGATCACGGTCGCGCTGCTGAGCGTCGGGGTGGTTCTCGTCTCGACCACGATCCTGCTGCGGGTGTCGCATCTACCACTCGATGACGTGCTGTTCGAGGTGACCTCGACCTTCGGCACCGTAGGCTTGTCCACCGGAATCACCGCCGACCTGGAGGCGAGCATTCTCACCACCTCCCTGCTCGTCGACTTCGAGATCCCCCGGAATCTGGGCAAAGGCCATCAGCCGCCAGCACGGCCGCATTCTCGAACGAATCGGCGCACATCACGTGGTGCTGCCGGAATTCGACATGGGTGA